The following proteins are co-located in the Mycolicibacterium goodii genome:
- a CDS encoding DUF3320 domain-containing protein: MDTGDHHSLVGQALTVLARGLSPFVNHVLAKALPPGTEWPELLRRKDAANGRGGGEYRSTDVAMMLRAMTERLGDVGYPFNRSMPRQAEIYAKELREVRNKWAHTGAFTAPEAYRAIDSAELLLRAIGASEPAAALAQLKSAVSPLKTDTPATSETPVSTNTATKTAPRVPTPPRPPQPGAPRIDIAAIPDLSYAMAHCRIPVIDHITIDNTFGDLLGATIEIDVVSAEGSHGGPREVHADLSPGRPTTLRDVDLKLDPASMLTVDEQRPADIRVVVRDAAGAALAEAAHPVNVLAANQWKASPTQLALEMLAAYVQPNSAAVAALMPKVSDRLLQATGNSAIDGYQSENPDRVDAIARAVFEAMRACDIRYAEPPASWGDDGQKVRTPAEVLEGRLGTCLDTTLTMAAVLEQAGINTTIWVLRGHAFLGYWRTNSALSTVSTTEAVEVANQVDLCAIGLIETTMVTQSADGATFADARALPRIKHLSDGLSDVIGITDIRQARQARIYPLPSRAVDDQGNVVVTEYKPANGPVIMPYVATETKPAVTPGAVPARITQWKNALLDLSLRNRLINFTDRAGFRIDIPGPALARFEDAINAGDKITLLASDAVKSVDQARGIRFGRDLPEQERELLLADKHSAYIDITDASYQRGLRNLAYKARTIREETGANNLYLGFGMLSWHLNDRELRSPLILVPVSLNTSNRGQSYVLTIDEAGVSTPNYCLVEKLRTALGLEIPGLANPDEDASGIDLAGTFTSVRRAIADAGLAFRVEDTVHLSILQFAKFPLWKDLDDSWEVLSRNPLVKHLIETPTNQFNDPVPASEDVDLDQLGASVPVPADSSQLRAVAEAVGGRTFVLEGPPGTGKSQTITNLLAHAMAAGRRVLFVAEKRAALDVVKKRLESVGLGELSLDLHDKSARPAAVRAQIKEALELRVSHDADLLRTKLQSAESSRRSLARYAERLHEMNAVGHSLYTARSRELAADPDVEPFEVPKSLVASADPSILDAVDEVMRGLPEKVDLARPRREHAWGFIDAVPATGLDAAEVYTAAVEFDAALEDVLEGGLALEQLAKAHSPIAVDAWARLAAEPRFPLEAVDSLHAANGQHQLNGIEQLSAKIAATQPDWLSTATPAAMDLDIPAIHKSAVEADESGFFGRKKRRRAVREQLAGVLAVDPSTVKLKTLSTLTADIEATYRDVSDLRSRVAMLPAQLIDTSWNPLVGEDAARLAGSLAAVRRVGTILAEHPDDPRVSAMRTFYRDTHQGVLAQPLQRLASAWERLSAVTGTSENQQRMWAGEGAFLEQWWTTRADRKLQTPASAERWVDLVTHVEPLRKAGMDHVRVDILKGMVVPEDAPLAFDHGAARASVTERLEASALGDFDVTAHSKTIQRFTSSASAIREELRRAIPAELLSSRKFDAAADTGQVGGLRRQLDRKRGGMSVRALMDNFGELITQILPCTLMSPDSVARFFPARSDIFDIVVFDEASQIRVADAIGAMGRAKSVVVVGDSKQMPPTSFAEANATVDDDEEYNPEVVADEESILTECVHARVPQQWLSWHYRSQDEALIAFSNMHYYGGQLASFPAPHAGTAGHGISLVRVDGHFDRSGKGKTLRTNRVEAERIVEDIRRRFAESPEKAPSLGVITFNAQQRDLIENMLRDTRDERLLAALDEPDGLFVKNLENVQGDERDTILFSVAFSKKENGVLPLNFGPLSRPGGERRLNVAVTRARREVVLYASFDPADLRAEETTQVGTKHLKAYLELAARGVEAIIDGGKRQPVIDRHRDDIADALRSEGFVVRTDVGLSEFRVDLVIADPDEPDRALVAVLLDGAEWYRRRTVADRDGLPIDVLSNLMHWPSVERVWMPEWLNYREATIERIRQAVSDAKHRLTQPVEKPSEPVEIPTLVIPPPASESERESVTIGPMKTAPTVAPPKPKGHPNIQPFREWSPRIAGDKSVLDALPGQWAKSQVLTVVREIIEAEAPIHRDRLAKLVAGAFELGRVNDDRRRSIQQVVPAEYRRERDEFYWAAGVNPDEWRFVRQPEAGASRPLDEVSLLEIGNAMSIVVEQTGGIEREELKREALALFGGRRVTQAIGARLDDALKSAVDRGVLKISPSGLVVL, encoded by the coding sequence ATGGACACCGGCGATCACCATTCTCTGGTTGGGCAGGCGCTGACCGTGCTGGCCCGCGGCCTGTCCCCGTTCGTCAACCATGTTCTGGCCAAGGCGTTACCGCCGGGAACGGAATGGCCGGAGCTGCTCCGTCGCAAAGATGCCGCCAACGGCCGCGGCGGCGGTGAATACCGCAGCACCGACGTGGCGATGATGTTGCGCGCCATGACCGAACGGCTCGGTGATGTCGGCTATCCGTTCAACCGCAGCATGCCCCGGCAGGCCGAGATCTACGCCAAGGAGCTGCGCGAAGTCCGCAACAAGTGGGCGCACACCGGCGCGTTCACGGCACCGGAGGCCTACCGCGCCATCGACTCCGCGGAGCTGCTGCTGCGCGCCATCGGCGCGTCCGAACCGGCCGCGGCGCTGGCCCAGCTCAAATCCGCGGTCTCACCGCTCAAAACGGACACGCCGGCCACCTCCGAGACACCGGTGTCGACGAACACGGCCACCAAAACCGCACCCCGCGTACCCACCCCACCGCGACCTCCGCAGCCCGGTGCACCGCGCATCGACATCGCCGCCATCCCGGACCTCAGCTACGCGATGGCGCACTGCCGCATCCCGGTGATCGACCACATCACCATCGACAACACCTTCGGGGATCTGCTGGGCGCCACGATCGAGATCGACGTCGTCAGTGCCGAAGGCTCGCACGGCGGCCCGCGCGAAGTCCACGCCGACCTGTCACCCGGCCGGCCGACCACGCTGCGCGATGTCGACCTCAAACTCGACCCCGCCTCCATGCTCACCGTCGACGAGCAGCGACCCGCCGACATCCGCGTCGTCGTCCGCGACGCCGCCGGCGCCGCCCTCGCCGAGGCGGCGCACCCGGTCAACGTGCTGGCCGCCAACCAGTGGAAAGCGTCGCCGACGCAGCTCGCGCTGGAAATGCTCGCCGCCTACGTCCAGCCGAACTCCGCGGCCGTCGCGGCCCTCATGCCGAAGGTGTCCGACCGCCTGCTGCAGGCCACCGGGAACTCGGCAATCGACGGCTACCAGAGTGAGAATCCCGACCGGGTCGACGCGATCGCCCGGGCGGTGTTCGAGGCGATGCGCGCCTGCGACATCCGCTACGCCGAACCCCCGGCCAGTTGGGGCGACGACGGCCAAAAGGTCCGCACCCCAGCGGAAGTCCTCGAGGGTCGACTCGGGACCTGCCTGGACACCACCCTGACGATGGCCGCCGTGCTGGAGCAGGCCGGCATCAACACCACCATCTGGGTGCTGCGCGGCCACGCCTTCCTCGGCTACTGGCGGACCAACTCGGCGTTGAGCACCGTGTCGACGACCGAGGCGGTCGAGGTGGCCAACCAGGTCGACCTCTGCGCCATCGGCCTGATCGAGACCACGATGGTCACCCAGTCGGCCGACGGCGCGACCTTCGCCGACGCCCGCGCTCTCCCACGGATCAAACACCTGTCCGACGGGCTCAGCGACGTCATCGGCATCACCGACATCCGCCAGGCCCGGCAGGCGCGGATCTATCCGCTGCCGAGCCGCGCGGTCGACGACCAGGGCAATGTCGTTGTCACCGAGTACAAACCGGCCAACGGCCCGGTGATCATGCCGTACGTGGCCACCGAAACCAAGCCGGCCGTGACGCCGGGTGCTGTCCCGGCTCGGATCACCCAGTGGAAGAACGCCCTGCTCGACCTCAGCCTGCGTAACCGGTTGATCAACTTCACCGACCGTGCCGGCTTCCGCATCGACATCCCCGGCCCGGCTCTCGCCCGGTTCGAGGACGCCATCAACGCCGGCGACAAGATCACGCTGCTGGCCTCGGATGCGGTGAAAAGCGTCGACCAGGCCCGCGGCATCCGATTCGGCCGCGACCTGCCCGAGCAGGAACGCGAACTGCTGCTCGCCGACAAGCACAGCGCCTACATCGACATCACCGACGCGTCCTACCAACGCGGACTGCGTAACCTCGCGTACAAGGCGAGAACGATCCGCGAAGAGACCGGGGCCAACAACCTCTACCTCGGCTTCGGGATGCTCAGCTGGCACCTCAATGACCGGGAACTGCGCTCACCGCTCATCTTGGTGCCCGTGTCGCTGAACACGTCCAACCGCGGCCAGAGCTACGTGCTCACCATCGACGAAGCCGGCGTGTCCACCCCCAACTACTGCCTGGTCGAAAAGCTCCGCACCGCACTCGGATTGGAGATTCCCGGCCTGGCCAACCCCGACGAGGATGCCTCCGGCATCGACCTGGCCGGCACCTTCACCTCCGTGCGCCGCGCGATCGCCGACGCCGGTCTGGCCTTCCGCGTCGAGGACACCGTGCACCTGTCGATCTTGCAGTTCGCCAAGTTCCCACTGTGGAAAGACCTCGACGACTCCTGGGAAGTGCTGTCGCGCAACCCCTTGGTGAAGCACCTGATCGAGACCCCGACCAATCAGTTCAACGATCCGGTGCCCGCGTCGGAAGACGTCGACCTCGACCAACTGGGGGCGTCGGTCCCGGTTCCCGCGGACTCCTCGCAGCTGCGGGCCGTGGCGGAGGCCGTCGGTGGGCGGACCTTCGTCCTGGAGGGCCCTCCCGGCACCGGCAAGTCGCAGACCATCACCAACCTGTTGGCCCACGCCATGGCGGCCGGGCGGCGGGTGTTGTTCGTCGCGGAGAAACGCGCCGCGCTCGACGTGGTGAAGAAACGTCTGGAAAGTGTTGGCCTGGGCGAACTGTCCTTGGATCTGCACGACAAGTCGGCGCGGCCGGCCGCGGTGCGAGCGCAGATCAAGGAGGCCCTGGAGCTGCGGGTCAGCCACGACGCCGACCTGTTGCGCACCAAACTGCAGTCCGCCGAATCCAGCCGCCGCAGCCTCGCGCGATACGCCGAGCGTCTGCACGAGATGAACGCCGTCGGTCATTCGCTCTACACCGCACGCTCGCGTGAGCTTGCCGCCGATCCCGACGTCGAGCCGTTCGAGGTGCCGAAATCCCTGGTGGCCAGCGCGGACCCGTCGATCTTGGACGCCGTCGACGAGGTGATGCGCGGACTGCCGGAGAAGGTCGACTTGGCGCGGCCCCGCCGCGAGCACGCGTGGGGATTCATCGACGCGGTTCCCGCCACCGGTCTCGACGCGGCGGAGGTCTACACCGCCGCGGTGGAGTTCGATGCGGCGCTGGAAGACGTGCTGGAGGGCGGACTGGCCCTCGAGCAGCTCGCCAAGGCGCACAGCCCCATCGCCGTGGACGCCTGGGCCCGGCTGGCGGCCGAACCCCGGTTCCCACTGGAGGCCGTCGACAGCCTGCACGCGGCGAACGGCCAGCACCAGCTCAACGGCATCGAGCAGCTGTCGGCCAAGATCGCTGCGACGCAACCGGACTGGCTGTCGACCGCCACGCCGGCAGCGATGGACCTCGACATCCCGGCGATCCACAAGTCCGCGGTCGAAGCGGACGAGTCCGGCTTCTTCGGCCGCAAGAAGCGGCGGCGCGCCGTGCGTGAGCAGCTCGCCGGTGTGCTGGCGGTCGACCCGTCGACGGTGAAGCTCAAGACACTGTCCACGCTGACCGCCGACATCGAGGCGACGTATCGCGACGTGTCGGATCTCCGCAGCCGTGTCGCGATGTTGCCCGCCCAGCTGATCGATACGTCCTGGAATCCGCTTGTCGGTGAGGATGCCGCGCGCCTCGCTGGATCTCTGGCCGCGGTGCGTCGCGTCGGAACGATCCTCGCCGAGCATCCGGATGACCCGCGGGTCAGCGCGATGCGCACCTTCTACCGAGACACCCACCAGGGTGTGTTGGCGCAGCCGTTGCAGCGGCTGGCGTCCGCCTGGGAACGGCTGAGCGCGGTGACCGGCACCTCCGAGAACCAACAGCGGATGTGGGCGGGCGAGGGCGCGTTTCTGGAGCAGTGGTGGACGACACGTGCCGACCGCAAGCTGCAGACGCCGGCCTCGGCGGAACGCTGGGTTGATCTGGTCACCCATGTCGAGCCGCTGCGCAAGGCCGGTATGGACCACGTCCGGGTCGACATCCTCAAGGGCATGGTGGTGCCCGAGGACGCGCCGTTGGCGTTCGATCACGGTGCGGCACGGGCGTCGGTCACCGAACGTCTCGAAGCCAGCGCCCTCGGCGACTTCGATGTCACCGCCCACAGCAAGACGATTCAGCGTTTCACCTCCAGTGCCAGCGCGATCCGCGAAGAGCTCCGTCGGGCCATCCCCGCGGAGTTGCTGAGCAGCCGCAAGTTCGACGCCGCCGCCGACACCGGGCAGGTGGGTGGCTTGCGCCGTCAGCTTGACCGCAAGCGCGGCGGAATGAGCGTGCGCGCGTTAATGGACAACTTCGGGGAACTGATCACCCAGATTCTGCCGTGCACGCTGATGAGCCCGGACTCGGTCGCACGGTTCTTCCCCGCGCGCTCGGACATCTTTGACATCGTCGTATTCGACGAGGCATCGCAAATCCGGGTCGCCGACGCGATCGGCGCCATGGGACGCGCGAAATCGGTTGTGGTCGTGGGCGACAGTAAGCAGATGCCGCCGACGAGCTTCGCCGAGGCGAACGCCACCGTCGACGACGACGAGGAGTACAACCCCGAGGTGGTCGCCGACGAAGAGTCGATCCTGACCGAGTGTGTGCACGCGCGGGTTCCGCAGCAGTGGCTGTCCTGGCATTACCGCAGCCAGGACGAAGCGCTGATCGCGTTCAGCAACATGCACTACTACGGCGGCCAGCTGGCGTCGTTCCCCGCACCGCACGCCGGCACCGCGGGGCACGGCATCTCGCTGGTGCGAGTCGACGGGCACTTCGACCGGTCCGGTAAAGGAAAGACGCTGCGCACCAACCGGGTCGAGGCCGAACGCATCGTGGAGGACATCCGGCGTCGATTCGCCGAATCACCCGAAAAAGCGCCGTCGCTCGGTGTGATCACCTTCAACGCGCAGCAGCGTGACCTGATCGAGAACATGCTGCGCGACACTCGCGACGAGCGCCTGCTGGCGGCGCTGGACGAACCTGATGGGTTGTTCGTCAAGAACCTGGAGAACGTGCAGGGCGACGAACGCGACACCATCCTGTTCTCGGTGGCGTTCAGCAAGAAGGAAAACGGTGTCCTGCCGTTGAACTTCGGCCCGTTGTCGCGACCAGGTGGGGAGCGTCGCCTCAACGTGGCCGTCACGCGTGCGCGCCGGGAAGTGGTGCTCTACGCCAGCTTTGATCCCGCGGATCTGCGCGCGGAGGAAACCACGCAGGTCGGCACCAAACATCTCAAGGCGTACCTGGAGCTCGCGGCGCGCGGCGTGGAGGCCATCATCGACGGCGGCAAGCGCCAACCGGTGATCGACCGGCATCGCGACGACATCGCCGATGCCCTGCGCAGCGAAGGTTTCGTCGTCCGCACCGACGTCGGGTTGTCGGAGTTCCGCGTCGACCTGGTGATCGCCGATCCCGACGAGCCCGACCGCGCGCTCGTCGCCGTCCTGCTGGATGGCGCAGAGTGGTACCGCCGCAGGACCGTCGCCGACCGCGACGGGCTGCCCATCGACGTCCTGTCGAACCTCATGCACTGGCCGTCCGTCGAACGCGTGTGGATGCCGGAGTGGCTCAACTACCGGGAGGCGACGATCGAACGGATTCGCCAAGCGGTCAGCGACGCCAAGCACCGGCTGACGCAGCCAGTGGAGAAGCCGTCCGAGCCTGTGGAAATTCCGACTCTCGTGATCCCCCCGCCGGCTTCTGAGTCAGAGCGCGAGTCCGTGACGATCGGACCGATGAAAACGGCACCCACCGTGGCGCCGCCGAAACCCAAAGGACACCCCAACATTCAGCCGTTCCGGGAATGGTCGCCGCGCATCGCCGGCGACAAATCGGTGCTCGATGCGCTTCCGGGTCAGTGGGCCAAGAGTCAGGTGCTGACGGTGGTTCGCGAGATCATCGAAGCCGAGGCGCCGATTCACCGGGACCGGCTGGCCAAGCTCGTCGCCGGGGCATTCGAACTGGGCCGGGTCAACGACGACCGCCGCAGGTCGATTCAACAAGTCGTGCCGGCCGAATACCGGCGCGAACGCGACGAGTTTTATTGGGCCGCGGGCGTGAACCCCGACGAATGGCGGTTTGTGCGTCAGCCCGAAGCAGGCGCGAGCCGACCTCTCGATGAGGTCAGCCTGCTCGAGATCGGCAACGCCATGTCGATTGTCGTCGAGCAGACCGGCGGCATCGAGCGCGAGGAACTCAAGCGCGAAGCGCTTGCGTTGTTTGGCGGTCGCCGCGTCACCCAGGCGATTGGCGCTCGGCTCGACGACGCGCTGAAGTCCGCCGTCGATAGGGGAGTGTTGAAGATATCGCCGTCGGGACTTGTGGTGTTGTGA
- a CDS encoding DUF732 domain-containing protein: MIATHPAHLRALAGALCLAATTATATALAAPARADQYDFVAMLDNEGVYYSSITDVIDQGKMACRMLRSGAGMPTTLDYVAGGGYAPYETAVVVASAAMNMCPDVLPTVRAFLGGGSTADA; this comes from the coding sequence ATGATCGCCACTCACCCCGCGCACCTGCGTGCGCTAGCAGGAGCGCTCTGTCTGGCCGCGACGACCGCGACCGCCACCGCGCTCGCCGCCCCGGCGCGCGCCGACCAGTACGACTTCGTGGCGATGCTGGACAACGAGGGCGTGTACTACTCGTCGATCACCGACGTGATCGATCAAGGCAAGATGGCGTGCCGCATGCTGCGCAGTGGTGCGGGCATGCCGACGACGTTGGATTACGTCGCCGGCGGCGGTTACGCACCGTACGAGACGGCGGTCGTGGTGGCCTCGGCCGCGATGAACATGTGCCCGGACGTGCTGCCGACTGTCCGGGCGTTCCTCGGCGGCGGCTCCACCGCCGACGCGTAG